In Pseudopipra pipra isolate bDixPip1 chromosome 24, bDixPip1.hap1, whole genome shotgun sequence, the genomic stretch CCGCCGCCTTCTTCTGCTCCTCGGGGAGCTCCTCCACACACACGTCCAGCCCGAAGTGGAGCCGGGCCAGCTTCTCCTGCATCTCCCGCACGTGCTCCAGCTGCTCGAAGGAGCACTCCTTCCCTGGGAATTATCATATCCCATCCCACTCCTTCCCTGGGAATCATCATATCCCATCCCACTCCTTCCCCGGGATCCACATGTCCTGTCCCACTCTTTCCCTGGGAATCATCATATCCCATCCCACTCCTTTCCTGGGATCCACACATCCTGTCCCATTCTTTCCCTGGCATCcacacatcccatcccatcccattccaccccatcccatctcccatcccatcccactccttccctgccccccccccaggaAGGATCCACCACATCCCCTGTCCCCACGGCCCCCCAGTCCCTGTTTCCTCACCGAACGCCTGCAGTTTTCCCGAGTGGAAGTCGCTGAGGAGGTTGAGCAGCCCCCCCTCCATCTCGCACACGTCGGACACGTCCGTGAGGAAGCTGTGCTGGAGCGGggccccccgggacccccccgcgcccgcccgcgccCGCTCCTTGCTGGTCCTGCACAGGGAAGAGGGATTTGCATCGCTCCAGGGGCACCacgggggggctgcagggggtcCCCCCCATCCCGCACCGACCTGCGGAGCCGGGCGCGCTGCCGGGGCGAGGGCAAGGTGGGCAGCGGCAGCGCGAAGGTCGTGCTCTTGCTGGGGGGCAGCGGGCGCGGGGCCCCGGGGGGCGCCGGCTGGGCCAGGCAGGTCCTGGGGCTGCGCTTCCTCCTCCGCTCCTCCAtcccgggggctgcggggacccTGCGGGGACGGACACGGAGCTTGGAGGCTCCTTCCCTGATGGTTCAGGAAAAGGAGACGAGTCTGCCCGGggcacagcagaggggctgcGGGACCCCCGGCGTGGGGGGGTGACAGCCACGGCCACCAGGACCCTCAGCACggccaccaggacccccaggacaAAGGGTGACAGCCACGGCCACCGGGGCTCGCTGGCGgtgggagggctggagcaggagctcgGACCCCCTTTCCCGGGGGGCAGCAGCCGAGCTCAGGCTCAGGCTCGGGCTCAGGTTCGGGCTCGGGCTCAGACTCTGCTCGCAGCGGGAGCTCCGGCCTGGCCTCGGCTCTCGCCGTGTCTCCAGCCCCGGGAGAGCAGGATTTCAACCTCGGCTGCCCCCGGCGAGAGCGGGACCGGGACCGTGCGGGCACCGACACCTCCGGGCTCCGGCCGAGCCCCCCCcccgacccccggccccgctccggggCCGTGGAGCCCCTTTGTCCGCAGCCTCCGGAGCTCCACGGCCGGGCACTGACCCGTGCCAGGCCCCGCTCCGGCCCGGGGGGCTGACCCGGCGTGTCCCCGAGCCCACCGGACA encodes the following:
- the LOC135402285 gene encoding coiled-coil domain-containing protein 28B-like isoform X3, encoding MQIPGCADGVRRARGVRQVWGVRQARGHVSGRVPAAPGMEERRRKRSPRTCLAQPAPPGAPRPLPPSKSTTFALPLPTLPSPRQRARLRRTSKERARAGAGGSRGAPLQHSFLTDVSDVCEMEGGLLNLLSDFHSGKLQAFGKECSFEQLEHVREMQEKLARLHFGLDVCVEELPEEQKKAAADRNLDQLLAHLEELSSSIQKLHLAETSDPEDAAA
- the LOC135402285 gene encoding coiled-coil domain-containing protein 28B-like isoform X2, with the protein product MEERRRKRSPRTCLAQPAPPGAPRPLPPSKSTTFALPLPTLPSPRQRARLRRTSKERARAGAGGSRGAPLQHSFLTDVSDVCEMEGGLLNLLSDFHSGKLQAFGKECSFEQLEHVREMQEKLARLHFGLDVCVEELPEEQKKAAADRNLDQLLAHLEELSSSIQKLHLAETSDPEDAAA